TTCATTTAACTCAGGAATCCTAAACTTTAAATAGTCTATAAATTTCTCTTTAAAAAACTCTTCTTTGCTATCTACAGGTTTTTGTATAGAAATAATAGAAATATAATTATTTAAGTCATTTTTTGCGTATTCATAATCTATATATGCTATATCCTTTTCATTCCTTACAAACATGTTACTTTCATTTGTTTTATAAATACCTATAATTTCATAATTTTTGTCTTCTATTTCTATATTCTCCCCTACTGAATTAACTGCTCCATACTTTTTTTTAGCTAACCTGTCACTTATTATAATCTGATTTCTATTAGAAAAGGTATTTTCTCCATATATAAATTCTATTGGTTCCAACTCACAATAATTTTTATCGATTCCTATAACAGTTAAAGGTTGTTCATTTAATACAGTCTCCTGTTCTATATATAAAGCATATTTATACCTTTCACCAATATATTGTTCTTCTGACAAAATAAAAGGTAGAATTTCATTGTTCATATCAAAGGATAACTCTATTCTTTCCGATTTCAAAGAAAAATCATTAATTAAACTTTCCTGAAACAAAAATATAGCTAAAAGTACGATTACAAGTCCTATTATCAACACAATTATTTTTTTATTCATCATAATGAGCACCTCTATTATCCAATACCCTCACAATCATTCCATCCATAACTGGCTTTGTAGATCTTTCAATAATTTGAGTGTCAGGAGAAAAACCACCTTGAATTGCCGCTTCAATTTGATTGTTTTCAGCTACCTTAACCACCATTTTCACTACCTCATCTTTTTGTCGAATAGATTTTCCCTTCACAATAGCATATATAATGCTATCAGAGCCTTCCTTATGTATACAGGAAGTAGGTACAATATTTGTATAATATCCTAATGATTTGCTTTTAGGATCACTTGGATTGGATTTTAAATCCCCTCTTTGTACCTGCACTACTTCTACAACAGGTGTCATAATATAGCTAATCTTTTGAGTTATCAATGTAAATACTGACATACTAATCATAAAAATAATGATAAGCTTAGAAATAATTTGCTTGTTCGTTTTAACTCCCTTTTTATTATTCATCCCTTCCACTTTTCCTGTAATACCACTTGTAATACTTATACCATGTACTAAGTCTTCATATGAAAACTGATATAATAATATAGGCAATATACTAAACAAAGTTCCACAGGCAAATGCTATATCTCTAAACCTTCTACTAGAATTTAATGTAACAGATAAAGGCATATGGATGGCATCTTTAATAAATACCAAGGGTTGTTCAACCATAGACCAGTAATTTATAAAAGTTAGTACAGTAAGTGCAGAAATTATTGATTTGCAAATTGGTGCTACTATTTGTAAAAAAAGCCTGAATTCACCAAAACCATCTATCCTACCTGCATCAAATATTTCTTTATCTAGCCCTCTCATATATTGAGCCATCAATATGGTACCAAATGTGGAAAATATATTGGGTAGTATCACAGCTATAGGTTTATCTATTATATTTAATGCCTTTAAAGTAATGTGTTGAGCTACTATTGTGGCTTGGAATGGCATAAGCATCAATACAATGTAAAGCCAATATAAAACACCTTTCCCTTTGAAGTTAAATCTGCTAAATCCATAGGCACTAAGCAAAGATATAGGTATATTGATGCCTATAATCACAAATGTATATATTATGGAGTTCCAAAATCCTATAAAAAATTCTTCAGTCTGAAATAAAGCCTTTCCATATTGTACAAAAGAAAAACTTCCATCCGCGCCTTTAAAAGAATAAACTATCATAATCACCATAGGAAGGATACAAATTAAAGAAAAAATATAAATAAATATATTTTTAAGTATTTTCCTAGCCATATCATCCCTTCTTTCTAATGATCCAAGTGTTTTTCTTGAAATCTTAAAAAAGCTATTATAAGCACTGAAATTCCTATAACAAGTATAAAAGCAGCTGTACTCAATCTCTGATAATTTAGCTTGTAAAAATTATTATTCATAAAATTTTGTAACAAATACACCGTATTTGGCGGCATATTTCCATATAAAGCATAAACTTCACGAAACATTAGAAACGAATTAACTATACTTAAAATTACAACAAAGAATATAATGGGAGCTATCAATGGTATTACTATTTTAAAAGTATATTTTAAATAAGAATTGGAATCCAACAAAAATGCTTCTTTATATTCCTTTCCGAGAGATGAAATTGCTCCCGTGAAAATTATTAACATATAGCCAGTATTTTTGATTATGAAAATTAATATTAGAATTTTCATAGCATTATCCTCACCAAAAAAAGAAATTGGCCGGTTGCCAAAAAAAGCCAGTACCTTGTTTGCCATGCCATATTCTCCAAAGATAATTTGCCACCCCATAAGAGCAGAAGCAACGGGAACAATCATGGGAGATAACATTGCCCATCTGGGAAATTTATATAATTTTTCTTCCATCATAAGACTTAAAAATAATGAAAGCATGGTTACAATAGGAACTCCTATAAGTATAAACTTTAAAGTATTCTTTGCTGCCAACATAAAAGCAGGATTATTAAAGAGTTCTTTGAAATTATCCAATCCCACAAATTGAACTATGGATATTCCCTTTGTAAATGTATAATATAAGCTCAAAAAAAATGGTATAATATAAAATACTAGTACTCCTATCAGCCCAGGAAGGATGAAATACCATCCATAAGCTCTTTTATTCTCCAATAGTTTCAACTCCCTTCAAATTATAAGTAACTAAAAAGGAGACAGATATATAAAGTATTTCAACAGTTTTATTTGTATCCATCTTTTAATTTCTCCGTACAAATATTTATTTTATATTAAGCCCATAACACAATAATAGTTATGGGCTTAATATAATCACATTGATATATCAAAACACTAAAACATTTCTATTCATTCAATCTAATGATCACATTTTCTTCAGCCTTCTTAAGTGCTTCATCAAGGGTCATTTTCCCATCCATATAAGAACCAATAGGTTCTAAAATATCAAGTCTAAGATAACCCATATTGTATAGGTAGTCAATCTCATGAGAATGTTCTATCATAGCTTTGTTGTACCTATCTACATCAACACCTGAAAATTTATGCATATAATTAGCATCCTCTATCATCCTATCAACACCCTTTTCATTAATGGGAATTGCCCCTCTATTTTCTGGGTCTTTTAAAGCAATAAACTGGATATCCTCTTCTAGTAAAAAACTTAAAAACTTCCATGCATTTTCTTT
This is a stretch of genomic DNA from Sporanaerobacter acetigenes DSM 13106. It encodes these proteins:
- a CDS encoding ABC transporter permease — protein: MMNKKIIVLIIGLVIVLLAIFLFQESLINDFSLKSERIELSFDMNNEILPFILSEEQYIGERYKYALYIEQETVLNEQPLTVIGIDKNYCELEPIEFIYGENTFSNRNQIIISDRLAKKKYGAVNSVGENIEIEDKNYEIIGIYKTNESNMFVRNEKDIAYIDYEYAKNDLNNYISIISIQKPVDSKEEFFKEKFIDYLKFRIPELNEEMLNIMDYSDANRVLIEWHRGTKLFTASLLFILIAIIFLRKINTINKYVKKDLELYYPKEIICLRINEILEEAIKLLLLIFGAIFLLQWIIKFQFNIPGKYLPVSDIFDFEFYRMLNNSVKMNLSSYGYFYDITLYKVKLLTLGFFILGIITFLLIIRMINNRMSGVEDKYGRSSI
- a CDS encoding carbohydrate ABC transporter permease, encoding MENKRAYGWYFILPGLIGVLVFYIIPFFLSLYYTFTKGISIVQFVGLDNFKELFNNPAFMLAAKNTLKFILIGVPIVTMLSLFLSLMMEEKLYKFPRWAMLSPMIVPVASALMGWQIIFGEYGMANKVLAFFGNRPISFFGEDNAMKILILIFIIKNTGYMLIIFTGAISSLGKEYKEAFLLDSNSYLKYTFKIVIPLIAPIIFFVVILSIVNSFLMFREVYALYGNMPPNTVYLLQNFMNNNFYKLNYQRLSTAAFILVIGISVLIIAFLRFQEKHLDH
- a CDS encoding carbohydrate ABC transporter permease, producing MARKILKNIFIYIFSLICILPMVIMIVYSFKGADGSFSFVQYGKALFQTEEFFIGFWNSIIYTFVIIGINIPISLLSAYGFSRFNFKGKGVLYWLYIVLMLMPFQATIVAQHITLKALNIIDKPIAVILPNIFSTFGTILMAQYMRGLDKEIFDAGRIDGFGEFRLFLQIVAPICKSIISALTVLTFINYWSMVEQPLVFIKDAIHMPLSVTLNSSRRFRDIAFACGTLFSILPILLYQFSYEDLVHGISITSGITGKVEGMNNKKGVKTNKQIISKLIIIFMISMSVFTLITQKISYIMTPVVEVVQVQRGDLKSNPSDPKSKSLGYYTNIVPTSCIHKEGSDSIIYAIVKGKSIRQKDEVVKMVVKVAENNQIEAAIQGGFSPDTQIIERSTKPVMDGMIVRVLDNRGAHYDE